A single Paenibacillus kribbensis DNA region contains:
- the rpsR gene encoding 30S ribosomal protein S18: MGFRQREGGDDNKRPARRGGRNKRRKVCFFTVNKITHIDYKDTDLLKKFISERGKILPRRVTGTSAKYQRMLTIAIKRSRQIALLPYTTE; this comes from the coding sequence ATGGGCTTCAGACAAAGAGAAGGCGGAGACGATAACAAAAGACCAGCTCGTCGTGGTGGTCGCAACAAACGTCGTAAAGTATGTTTCTTCACTGTGAACAAAATTACTCACATTGACTATAAAGATACAGACCTGCTTAAAAAATTCATCAGCGAGCGTGGAAAAATTCTTCCTCGTCGTGTGACTGGAACAAGCGCGAAATATCAACGTATGTTGACAATCGCGATCAAACGTTCCCGTCAAATCGCATTGCTTCCTTACACTACTGAATAG
- a CDS encoding mechanosensitive ion channel family protein, which produces MTFMHWLEGDTSTEEVVNGAIHLKDIVWKFITDGEMWSAFLFVILKIAIIFIITRIFIRVINKIIDKSMQQKGDNGRFRLNARRLTTVGELLKNVTNIVFNFILIMLVLSQMGINLGPLIAGAGVLGLAVGFGAQSLVKDVITGFFIIFEDQFAVGDVIQTGTFKGTVEMIGLRTTRLVSWKGEVYILPNGSITTVTNFSMSNALAVVDVPMKAERSLEEAVGLVKQAIQGIEESNAQVLNIPDVLGVQSMTTAEYIVRVVAECMPNTAAVVERDIHNNIKRALEDEEYRQAVLETSVTLEKEDYEEGKGGEKDGA; this is translated from the coding sequence ATGACCTTTATGCATTGGCTGGAGGGCGACACAAGCACAGAAGAGGTAGTGAATGGCGCAATTCACTTGAAGGATATTGTGTGGAAGTTTATTACAGATGGTGAGATGTGGTCGGCCTTTTTGTTTGTCATTCTAAAAATTGCTATCATTTTCATTATTACACGTATCTTTATTCGGGTTATTAATAAAATTATAGATAAGTCGATGCAGCAAAAGGGAGATAACGGCAGGTTCCGATTAAATGCGCGACGGTTAACAACTGTTGGGGAGCTTCTAAAGAATGTAACCAATATTGTCTTCAATTTCATTTTGATTATGCTGGTATTGTCGCAAATGGGGATTAATCTTGGACCGCTGATTGCCGGGGCCGGAGTGCTTGGATTGGCTGTCGGTTTTGGGGCACAGAGCCTGGTTAAGGATGTAATCACCGGATTTTTTATTATTTTTGAGGATCAGTTTGCCGTAGGAGACGTCATTCAGACAGGAACCTTCAAAGGAACGGTAGAAATGATTGGGCTGCGTACAACCAGACTGGTGAGCTGGAAAGGAGAGGTTTACATTTTGCCGAACGGCTCCATTACGACAGTTACGAACTTCTCCATGTCCAACGCATTGGCGGTAGTCGACGTACCGATGAAGGCGGAGCGTAGTTTGGAAGAAGCGGTTGGCTTGGTCAAGCAGGCAATCCAGGGGATTGAGGAGTCCAATGCACAGGTGCTGAATATACCGGATGTGCTGGGGGTCCAGTCCATGACTACAGCAGAGTATATTGTACGTGTTGTAGCGGAGTGTATGCCGAATACAGCGGCTGTGGTCGAGCGTGATATCCACAATAACATCAAGAGGGCTCTGGAGGATGAGGAATATCGTCAGGCCGTGTTGGAGACGTCGGTAACCCTTGAGAAAGAGGATTACGAGGAAGGAAAAGGGGGAGAGAAGGATGGAGCGTAA
- a CDS encoding YjzC family protein, translating to MGEKTEFEPGDKVPNDGVYMEVGEKSFHTEIQNPQSISLERGDFFPETTNHNRKWKKKTKARVH from the coding sequence ATGGGTGAAAAAACCGAATTCGAGCCAGGTGACAAAGTCCCAAATGATGGCGTATATATGGAAGTGGGCGAAAAAAGCTTTCACACCGAAATTCAAAATCCGCAGTCAATATCGCTGGAAAGAGGCGATTTTTTTCCGGAAACCACCAACCATAACCGCAAGTGGAAGAAAAAAACGAAAGCCCGCGTTCACTAA
- a CDS encoding ABC transporter substrate-binding protein produces the protein MVMTKKWVSLLMVLTMVGVLFAGCSGGANEAQQQQGNAENKTEGNESSTQVTEGVIKATDLAQNPPGATNRKDNIVVGMTSPKGVFNPFFWQTSYDLYVVRTVFDSFLQVKADGTYENSLADKVDVSQDGLKYTFHLKPGVKYSDGTPVTVKDYAFVLKVLHDPNYDGETDVLSFKIKGGKEYHDGKANDISGIKVIDDNTVEVTVTEATAYTKDFLGELYFMPEAYYGKGYKKGSLDSIKALNNKPIGSGQYVLKSFSPGQQVVFEANPNYFKGAPKVKSVIFKTTTEETNLSMLQTGETDMDNVTVTEDNVEELKALGFLDVHIMPTNGYGYIAFNHKEKKFQDPKVRQALTIGLNRKEIVQGVYGPYANVINIPQSTESWSYTDEGINKYEFDMAKAKALLDEAGWKAGADGIREKDGEKLTINFSATADNPVVEALLPIMTNNYKELGIKLTSETLDFNAIMDKKDTGKYDMFFAAWGLTPDPDSTVYITNGAQNDIGYSNKKVDELSFAGKHELNQEKRKEIYKQLYQELNKDLPVIFMYQRRDMWPINGRLTGFDISPYKDFEFTLHDVQIAQ, from the coding sequence ATGGTAATGACGAAGAAATGGGTTTCTTTGCTTATGGTGCTTACGATGGTTGGTGTTCTGTTTGCAGGATGCAGTGGAGGTGCTAATGAGGCACAGCAACAGCAGGGCAATGCGGAAAATAAAACAGAGGGTAATGAATCCAGTACACAAGTGACGGAGGGTGTCATTAAAGCGACTGATCTGGCACAAAATCCGCCGGGAGCAACCAATCGAAAAGATAATATAGTGGTAGGTATGACATCACCTAAAGGGGTATTTAATCCGTTTTTCTGGCAAACAAGTTATGATTTATATGTAGTCAGAACGGTGTTTGATTCCTTTTTGCAGGTGAAAGCAGATGGTACATATGAAAATAGTCTGGCTGACAAGGTTGATGTATCGCAAGATGGTCTGAAATATACATTCCATCTGAAACCAGGTGTAAAGTATAGCGACGGCACGCCGGTAACGGTGAAGGATTATGCCTTTGTTCTCAAGGTGCTGCATGATCCAAATTACGACGGTGAAACGGACGTTCTGTCGTTCAAAATTAAAGGCGGTAAAGAATACCACGATGGCAAAGCCAATGATATTTCCGGTATCAAAGTTATTGATGATAACACGGTAGAAGTAACAGTCACAGAAGCAACAGCCTATACTAAGGATTTCTTGGGTGAGCTATACTTCATGCCAGAAGCTTATTACGGAAAAGGCTACAAAAAGGGTAGTCTGGATAGCATCAAGGCGCTTAATAACAAGCCAATCGGCTCTGGACAGTATGTGCTGAAGAGCTTTTCTCCGGGCCAGCAGGTCGTATTTGAAGCGAATCCAAACTACTTCAAAGGCGCACCGAAGGTGAAATCGGTTATTTTCAAAACAACGACGGAAGAGACTAACCTGTCCATGCTGCAAACAGGTGAAACAGATATGGATAACGTTACGGTTACCGAGGATAACGTAGAAGAATTGAAGGCTCTGGGCTTCCTGGATGTGCATATTATGCCGACGAACGGCTATGGATATATCGCGTTTAACCACAAAGAAAAGAAATTTCAGGACCCTAAGGTACGCCAGGCTCTGACCATCGGCTTGAACCGCAAGGAGATTGTACAGGGCGTATATGGCCCATATGCGAACGTGATTAACATTCCACAGTCTACAGAATCTTGGTCTTACACGGATGAAGGCATTAACAAGTATGAATTTGATATGGCTAAAGCGAAGGCTTTGCTGGATGAGGCAGGATGGAAGGCTGGTGCGGACGGTATCCGTGAGAAGGACGGAGAGAAACTGACCATTAACTTCTCTGCGACCGCAGATAATCCCGTAGTAGAAGCGTTGCTGCCGATTATGACCAACAACTACAAGGAACTGGGCATTAAGCTGACATCTGAAACATTGGATTTTAACGCAATTATGGATAAAAAGGATACGGGCAAGTACGATATGTTCTTTGCAGCTTGGGGCTTGACACCTGATCCGGATTCAACGGTTTATATTACAAATGGTGCACAAAATGATATCGGCTATTCGAACAAAAAGGTCGATGAGTTGTCGTTTGCCGGTAAGCATGAATTGAATCAAGAGAAGCGCAAGGAGATTTACAAACAGCTCTATCAAGAATTGAACAAAGATTTGCCAGTTATCTTTATGTACCAACGCAGAGATATGTGGCCGATTAATGGACGTTTGACCGGCTTTGATATCTCGCCATACAAGGATTTTGAATTCACTTTGCATGACGTTCAGATCGCTCAATAA
- the ssb gene encoding single-stranded DNA-binding protein, with product MLNRVILIGRLTKDPELRYTPSGVAVTQFTLAVDRPFTSQGGEREADFLPIVTWRQLAETCANYLRKGRLTAVEGRVQVRNYENNEGKRVYVTEIVADNVRFLESNRDSGNGGGNSGGGMREESPFGGGSSNSGRGNNNSRNNQDPFSDDGKPIDISDDDLPF from the coding sequence TTGTTGAACCGTGTCATTCTGATCGGTCGTTTGACCAAAGATCCGGAGCTGCGCTATACACCGTCGGGTGTAGCAGTAACCCAGTTCACCCTGGCTGTAGACCGTCCGTTTACAAGTCAAGGCGGCGAACGGGAAGCGGATTTCTTGCCGATCGTAACCTGGCGTCAGCTTGCTGAAACATGCGCTAACTATCTTCGCAAAGGTCGTCTGACGGCTGTTGAAGGCCGTGTTCAAGTGCGTAATTATGAGAACAATGAAGGAAAACGTGTATACGTGACTGAAATTGTAGCTGATAATGTACGTTTCTTGGAATCTAACCGCGATAGCGGCAACGGTGGCGGCAATAGCGGTGGAGGTATGCGTGAGGAGTCTCCTTTTGGAGGCGGTAGCAGCAATAGTGGACGCGGGAATAATAACTCGCGAAACAATCAGGATCCTTTTTCCGATGACGGAAAACCGATCGATATTTCGGATGATGATTTACCATTTTAA
- the rpsF gene encoding 30S ribosomal protein S6 has translation MRKYEVMYIIRPDIEQEAVQATVDKFQGIISNGGGEITNHDVTKRRLAYEIKKFRDGSFVLVNFTAEPAVVTELERIMKISDEVIRYLITNDVA, from the coding sequence ATGCGCAAATATGAAGTGATGTACATTATTCGTCCTGACATTGAACAAGAAGCTGTTCAAGCGACAGTCGACAAATTCCAAGGTATCATCTCTAACGGCGGTGGCGAAATTACGAATCACGATGTAACTAAACGCCGTCTTGCGTATGAGATCAAGAAATTCCGTGATGGTTCTTTCGTTCTGGTTAACTTCACAGCAGAGCCTGCTGTTGTTACTGAGCTTGAGCGTATCATGAAAATTTCTGACGAAGTAATTCGTTATCTCATTACGAACGACGTAGCTTAA
- a CDS encoding XRE family transcriptional regulator, with translation MGQIHFKLNETLEMIGATRNKIAVESKTRPATILDLASGDTKTIKLETLVSILNAINEIAHSHGLEKTFGIEDIIQFVPQSTENTR, from the coding sequence TTGGGTCAAATTCATTTTAAATTGAATGAAACACTAGAAATGATTGGAGCTACACGTAACAAGATCGCAGTGGAGTCGAAAACGAGACCTGCTACTATTCTTGATTTAGCAAGTGGCGATACAAAAACCATTAAGTTGGAAACCTTGGTCAGTATCTTAAATGCAATAAACGAAATCGCCCACAGCCATGGATTGGAAAAAACATTTGGTATTGAAGATATCATTCAGTTCGTCCCTCAAAGCACAGAAAATACGCGCTAA
- a CDS encoding DUF951 domain-containing protein → MERKSFELGDIVQMKKPHPCGTNEMEIIRMGMDIRIKCVGCQHSVLIPRAKFEKNMKKVLRSKSNADEQNSETI, encoded by the coding sequence ATGGAGCGTAAGTCGTTTGAGCTAGGGGACATTGTGCAGATGAAGAAGCCTCATCCCTGCGGGACAAATGAAATGGAAATTATCCGTATGGGGATGGATATTCGAATCAAGTGTGTCGGCTGCCAGCATAGTGTGCTGATCCCACGTGCCAAGTTCGAAAAGAATATGAAGAAGGTGCTGCGCTCGAAGTCCAATGCTGACGAGCAGAATTCGGAAACCATCTGA